A window from Centropristis striata isolate RG_2023a ecotype Rhode Island chromosome 4, C.striata_1.0, whole genome shotgun sequence encodes these proteins:
- the LOC131969958 gene encoding odorant receptor 131-2-like, whose protein sequence is MQNLTEFPGNATSHYRLSVIIKVCVVIPFFCVFLCLIAVMLHICASHRQFLDTTRYILFSNMLINDTLQLLSSVLLFLFFMGRVKFALVYCVPLLFFSTATFQNTPLILATMSLERYVAIFYPLQRPAAWQSDRIWIIILSLWLISCISPLILFSISKSDPALNILSTPVLCRVSLVSSSPIQGLFQAAVSIIFFAVVAVVILFTYVRILLETRKLRQDKVSVSKAMHTVLLHGFQLLLCMLAFTNPIIVTLIVLYANWLLEHIDFFNYFCFILIPRFLSPLIYGFRDQSLRACIGKRFLCRSNKVKPSVRGKLQDNLLAS, encoded by the coding sequence ATGCAGAATCTGACTGAATTTCCAGGCAATGCAACTTCCCACTATAGACTGTCTGTGATCATCAAGGTGTGTGTGGTTATCCCCTTCTTCTGTGTCTTCCTCTGCCTCATTGCTGTCATGCTGCACATCTGTGCGTCTCACAGGCAGTTCCTGGACACCACACGTTACATCCTGTTTTCCAACATGCTAATCAATGACACTCTCCAGCTCTTGTCCTCTGTGctgctcttcctcttcttcatgGGCCGAGTGAAATTTGCTCTTGTCTACTGTGTTCCTCTGCTGTTCTTTTCCACTGCGACCTTCCAGAACACACCTTTAATCCTGGCCACCATGTCACTGGAGCGTTATGTTGCCATCTTCTACCCCCTGCAGCGCCCTGCCGCCTGGCAATCAGATCGAATCTGGATCATTATTCTGTCCCTGTGGCTCATCAGCTGTATCTCCCCTTTAATTCTTTTTTCCATCAGCAAAAGTGATCCTGCTTTAAATATCCTTTCTACCCCAGTGCTTTGCAGAGTTTCCCTTGTTAGCTCATCTCCAATCCAGGGATTGTTCCAAGCTGCTGTAAGTATTATCTTCTTTGCAGTTGTGGCTGTTGTCATCCTCTTTACATACGTGAGAATCTTACTGGAAACAAGGAAGCTGAGACAAGATAAAGTGTCTGTGAGCAAAGCCATGCACACTGTGCTGCTCCACGGTTTTCAGCTGCTGCTATGCATGTTGGCCTTCACAAACCCTATCATTGTGACTCTCATAGTGCTGTATGCCAACTGGTTGCTTGAGCACATcgacttttttaattatttctgtttcatCCTTATTCCTCGTTTTCTCAGCCCGCTCATTTATGGCTTTAGAGATCAGAGTCTCAGGGCCTGCATAGGGAAAAGATTCCTCTGCCGCTCAAACAAAGTCAAACCCAGTGTGAGAGGCAAGCTGCAGGACAACTTGCTTGCTTCTTGA
- the LOC131969421 gene encoding odorant receptor 131-2-like isoform X1, whose protein sequence is MRTSIGVVFKMQNMTEFPGNATSHKRLSVIIKLSVVIPFFCVFLCLIVVMLHIFASHRQFLDSTRYILFANMLINDTLHLLSSVLLFICFMVRLKFALVYCVPLLFFSTATFQNTPLILATMSLERYVAIFYPLQCPAAWRSDRIWIIILSLWLISCISPLILFSIGKSDPALNIISTPVLCRVSLVSSSPIQELFRAAIDFLFFAVVAVVILFTYVRILLETRKLRQDKVSVSKAMHTVLLHGLQLLLCMLAFTNPIIVTLIVLHANWLPEHISFFFFFCFIVIPRFLSPLIYGFRDQSLRACIGKQFLCCSNKLKPSVRGKLQDNLLAS, encoded by the exons ATGAGGACATCCATAG GTGTGGTGTTTAAAATGCAGAATATGACTGAATTTCCAGGCAATGCAACTTCCCACAAAAGACTGTCTGTGATCATCAAGTTGAGTGTGGTTATCCCCTTCTTCTGTGTCTTCCTCTGCCTCATTGTTGTCATGCTGCACATCTTTGCCTCTCACAGGCAGTTCCTGGACAGCACACGTTACATCCTGTTTGCCAACATGCTGATCAATGACACTCTCCATCTCTTGTCCTCTGTGCTGCTCTTCATCTGCTTCATGGTACGGTTGAAATTTGCTCTTGTCTATTGTGTTCCTCTGCTGTTCTTTTCCACTGCGACCTTCCAGAACACACCTTTAATCCTGGCCACCATGTCACTGGAGCGTTATGTTGCCATCTTCTACCCCCTGCAGTGCCCTGCCGCCTGGCGATCAGATCGGATCTGGATCATTATTCTGTCCCTGTGGCTCATCAGCTGTATCTCCCCTTTAATTCTTTTTTCCATCGGCAAAAGTGATCCtgctttaaatataatttctacCCCTGTGCTTTGCAGAGTCTCCCTTGTTAGCTCATCTCCAATCCAGGAATTGTTCCGAGCTGCTATAGATTTTCTCTTCTTTGCAGTTGTGGCTGTTGTCATCCTCTTTACATACGTGAGAATCTTACTGGAAACAAGGAAGCTGAGACAAGATAAAGTGTCAGTGAGCAAAGCCATGCACACTGTGCTGCTCCACGGTTTACAGCTGCTGCTATGCATGTTGGCCTTCACAAACCCTATCATTGTGACTCTCATTGTGCTGCATGCCAACTGGTTGCCTGAGcacatctccttttttttttttttctgtttcatcgTTATTCCCCGTTTTCTCAGCCCGCTAATTTACGGCTTTAGAGATCAGAGTCTCAGGGCCTGCATTGGGAAACAATTCCTCTGCTGCTCAAACAAACTCAAACCCAGTGTGAGAGGCAAGCTGCAGGACAACTTGCTTGCTTCTTGA
- the LOC131969421 gene encoding odorant receptor 131-2-like isoform X2 yields MQNMTEFPGNATSHKRLSVIIKLSVVIPFFCVFLCLIVVMLHIFASHRQFLDSTRYILFANMLINDTLHLLSSVLLFICFMVRLKFALVYCVPLLFFSTATFQNTPLILATMSLERYVAIFYPLQCPAAWRSDRIWIIILSLWLISCISPLILFSIGKSDPALNIISTPVLCRVSLVSSSPIQELFRAAIDFLFFAVVAVVILFTYVRILLETRKLRQDKVSVSKAMHTVLLHGLQLLLCMLAFTNPIIVTLIVLHANWLPEHISFFFFFCFIVIPRFLSPLIYGFRDQSLRACIGKQFLCCSNKLKPSVRGKLQDNLLAS; encoded by the coding sequence ATGCAGAATATGACTGAATTTCCAGGCAATGCAACTTCCCACAAAAGACTGTCTGTGATCATCAAGTTGAGTGTGGTTATCCCCTTCTTCTGTGTCTTCCTCTGCCTCATTGTTGTCATGCTGCACATCTTTGCCTCTCACAGGCAGTTCCTGGACAGCACACGTTACATCCTGTTTGCCAACATGCTGATCAATGACACTCTCCATCTCTTGTCCTCTGTGCTGCTCTTCATCTGCTTCATGGTACGGTTGAAATTTGCTCTTGTCTATTGTGTTCCTCTGCTGTTCTTTTCCACTGCGACCTTCCAGAACACACCTTTAATCCTGGCCACCATGTCACTGGAGCGTTATGTTGCCATCTTCTACCCCCTGCAGTGCCCTGCCGCCTGGCGATCAGATCGGATCTGGATCATTATTCTGTCCCTGTGGCTCATCAGCTGTATCTCCCCTTTAATTCTTTTTTCCATCGGCAAAAGTGATCCtgctttaaatataatttctacCCCTGTGCTTTGCAGAGTCTCCCTTGTTAGCTCATCTCCAATCCAGGAATTGTTCCGAGCTGCTATAGATTTTCTCTTCTTTGCAGTTGTGGCTGTTGTCATCCTCTTTACATACGTGAGAATCTTACTGGAAACAAGGAAGCTGAGACAAGATAAAGTGTCAGTGAGCAAAGCCATGCACACTGTGCTGCTCCACGGTTTACAGCTGCTGCTATGCATGTTGGCCTTCACAAACCCTATCATTGTGACTCTCATTGTGCTGCATGCCAACTGGTTGCCTGAGcacatctccttttttttttttttctgtttcatcgTTATTCCCCGTTTTCTCAGCCCGCTAATTTACGGCTTTAGAGATCAGAGTCTCAGGGCCTGCATTGGGAAACAATTCCTCTGCTGCTCAAACAAACTCAAACCCAGTGTGAGAGGCAAGCTGCAGGACAACTTGCTTGCTTCTTGA
- the LOC131970348 gene encoding odorant receptor 131-2-like, whose amino-acid sequence MQNLTEFPGNGTSHNRLSVVIKVCVVIPFFCVFLCLIVVMLHIFASHRQFLDSTRYILFANMLINDTLQLLSSVLLFLFFMGQVKFALVYCVPLLFFSTATFQNTPLILATMSLERYVAIFYPLQCPAAWRSDRIWIIILSLWLISCISPLILFSIGKSDPAVDILSTPVFCKVSRVSSSPIQGLFRAAIDIFFFAVVAVVILFTYVRILLETRKLRQDKVSVSKAMHTVLLHGFQLLLCMLAFTQPIIVTLIVLHANWLPEHISFFFFFCFIVIPRFLSPLIYGFRDQSLRACIGKKFLCGSNKVKPSVRGKLQDNLLAS is encoded by the coding sequence ATGCAGAATCTGACTGAATTTCCAGGCAATGGAACTTCCCACAATAGACTGTCTGTGGTCATCAAGGTGTGTGTGGTTATCCCCTTCTTCTGCGTCTTCCTCTGCCTCATTGTTGTCATGCTGCACATCTTTGCCTCTCACAGGCAGTTCCTGGACAGCACACGTTACATCCTGTTTGCCAACATGCTAATCAATGACACTCTCCAGCTCTTGTCCTCTGTGctgctcttcctcttcttcatgGGCCAAGTGAAATTTGCTCTTGTCTACTGTGTTCCTCTGCTGTTCTTTTCCACTGCGACCTTCCAGAACACACCTTTAATCCTGGCCACCATGTCACTGGAGCGTTATGTTGCCATCTTCTACCCCCTGCAGTGCCCGGCCGCCTGGCGATCAGATCGGATCTGGATCATTATTCTGTCCCTGTGGCTCATCAGCTGTATCTCCCCTTTAATTCTTTTTTCCATCGGCAAAAGTGATCCTGCCGTAGATATCCTTTCTACCCCTGTGTTTTGCAAAGTTTCCCGTGTTAGCTCATCTCCAATCCAGGGATTGTTCCGAGCTGCTATAGATATTTTCTTCTTTGCAGTTGTGGCTGTTGTCATCCTCTTTACATACGTGAGAATCTTACTGGAAACAAGGAAGCTGAGACAAGATAAAGTGTCTGTGAGCAAAGCCATGCACACTGTGCTGCTCCACGGTTTTCAGCTGCTGCTATGCATGTTGGCCTTCACACAGCCCATCATTGTGACTCTCATTGTGCTGCATGCCAACTGGTTGCCTGAGcacatctccttttttttttttttctgtttcatcgTTATTCCCCGCTTTCTCAGCCCGCTCATTTACGGCTTTAGAGATCAGAGTCTCAGGGCCTGCATTGGGAAAAAATTCCTCTGCGGCTCAAACAAAGTCAAACCCAGTGTTAGAGGCAAGCTGCAGGACAACTTGCTTGCTTCTTGA